In the Pseudorasbora parva isolate DD20220531a chromosome 23, ASM2467924v1, whole genome shotgun sequence genome, one interval contains:
- the hint1 gene encoding histidine triad nucleotide-binding protein 1: protein MADEVARAQSAQPGGDTIFGKIIRKEIPANIIYEDDQCIAFHDVAPQAPTHFLVVPRKPITQISKVEDTDKELLGHLMVVAKKCAEQVGLPRGYRLVLNEGPDGGQSVYHVHIHVLGGRQLGWPPG, encoded by the exons ATGGCGGATGAGGTGGCTCGAGCTCAGAGCGCGCAGCCGGGAGGAGACACGATATTCGGCAAAATCATCCGTAAAGAGATTCCTGCCAACATCATTTATGAAGATGATCAG TGCATTGCCTTCCATGATGTGGCCCCTCAGGCTCCCACTCACTTCCTGGTGGTCCCCAGAAAGCCCATTACTCAGATCTCTAAAGTTGAGGACACTGATAAAGAG CTGCTCGGACATCTGATGGTGGTTGCTAAGAAGTGTGCCGAGCAGGTGGGTTTACCCAGAGGATACCGACTGGTACTCAACGAGGGTCCTGACGGTGGGCAGTCCGTTTACCACGTTCACATCCACGTCCTGGGTGGCCGTCAGCTGGGATGGCCTCCTGGATAA